A single Methanobacteriaceae archaeon DNA region contains:
- a CDS encoding CDP-alcohol phosphatidyltransferase family protein, with protein MLNKVRPQFQKLITPLASKIGVHPNILTIIGLLVSLLAAYAFSQKYLLTGALLILLSGFFDVIDGAVARNNNTKSKFGGFLDSTSDRFADAFIIIGIIYGGYVDWFWGILALLASMSVSYVRARAEVEGIKCDVGIAERAERLFIILGGAFLGYFFNPNFFMSLAILLIVILGYITVVQRIYHSWKELKNLN; from the coding sequence ATGCTCAACAAAGTAAGGCCCCAATTCCAGAAATTAATCACTCCCCTGGCCAGTAAAATCGGAGTGCATCCTAACATCCTCACCATCATTGGATTACTGGTGAGTTTATTGGCAGCATACGCATTCTCCCAGAAATACCTTCTTACGGGTGCCCTTCTCATACTCCTTAGTGGATTTTTCGATGTTATTGACGGGGCTGTGGCCCGGAACAACAACACCAAGAGCAAATTCGGAGGATTCCTTGATTCAACATCCGACCGATTTGCAGACGCCTTCATAATCATTGGAATCATATACGGAGGCTATGTTGACTGGTTCTGGGGAATTCTGGCACTTTTAGCCTCCATGAGTGTGAGCTATGTTCGTGCCCGGGCTGAAGTAGAAGGAATAAAATGTGACGTGGGAATTGCAGAGCGAGCAGAACGCCTCTTCATAATATTAGGCGGTGCATTTCTGGGATACTTCTTTAATCCCAACTTCTTCATGTCACTGGCCATTCTGCTAATAGTGATCCTGGGATACATCACAGTCGTGCAACGGATTTATCACTCCTGGAAAGAATTGAAAAACTTAAATTAA
- a CDS encoding trehalose-6-phosphate synthase, whose protein sequence is MNTEFLKDKEIIVASNRGPVVFKKDAKTGKIELIRGAGGIVGSMIPFLEKTHGTWVSSAIGECDDYMNNKYHGKVPVPLENPEYYVQFVKTEEDVYNKFNGKFANPLLWFIHHSMWFSPYSPCGDDELHQAWDSYSYVNSRFAETIGNDISMSDKTPIVMLQDYHIYLTPKMIRENHPDVLMSQFVHIPFPSPEIFQQLPNYMQTEILTSILTNNVLGFHIPRYMNNFLQTIKLILPEATVDDLTGDILYNGHICHVRTYPISIDRETLTRHGQSPQVIAKKVEVDEMIGDCKLIYRTDRADLSKNIIRGFQAYDMFLDKYPDWRGKVKFVATLMPSRQDIKIYREYTDNIRDIVKEINEKYGTPDWEPIKYICRGDYDLVVALLKRYDVLMVNPILDGMNIVAKEGSVLNENNGVLVLSTGAGCYEELKDGAVCINPYDLRQTAEAIDTALLMDEESKSQLLSEARAAIQRNDLSKWVGDQLNDMERVILEKQKLKSEKGGEAIRMN, encoded by the coding sequence ATGAACACGGAATTTCTAAAAGACAAGGAAATAATCGTAGCCTCTAACCGAGGACCAGTAGTATTTAAAAAAGACGCAAAAACTGGAAAAATAGAACTGATAAGGGGTGCCGGAGGAATAGTAGGGTCAATGATACCCTTTCTTGAAAAAACACATGGCACATGGGTATCATCCGCCATTGGAGAATGCGATGATTACATGAACAACAAATACCATGGAAAAGTACCGGTACCATTAGAAAACCCGGAATATTATGTTCAATTCGTCAAAACAGAAGAAGATGTTTATAATAAATTTAATGGAAAATTTGCCAATCCATTATTATGGTTTATTCATCACTCCATGTGGTTTTCACCCTATTCACCCTGTGGGGATGATGAACTACACCAGGCATGGGATTCCTACAGTTATGTGAACTCCAGATTTGCAGAGACCATTGGGAACGATATTTCCATGTCAGATAAAACACCAATTGTAATGTTACAGGATTATCATATTTATTTAACACCCAAAATGATACGGGAGAACCATCCTGACGTTCTCATGAGTCAATTCGTTCACATACCTTTCCCCTCACCAGAAATATTCCAGCAGCTACCCAACTACATGCAAACCGAGATATTAACCAGCATTCTCACTAACAATGTTCTAGGATTTCATATCCCGCGTTATATGAACAATTTCCTGCAAACCATTAAACTGATTTTACCCGAAGCTACAGTGGATGATTTAACAGGAGATATTTTATATAACGGCCACATCTGTCATGTGAGAACCTATCCCATTAGCATTGATAGAGAAACACTCACCAGACACGGTCAAAGCCCCCAAGTCATAGCCAAGAAGGTTGAAGTGGATGAAATGATTGGGGACTGCAAGTTAATCTACCGGACCGACCGTGCAGACCTATCCAAGAATATTATACGGGGATTCCAGGCCTATGACATGTTCCTGGATAAGTATCCTGACTGGAGGGGTAAGGTTAAATTTGTGGCCACCTTAATGCCATCCAGACAGGATATAAAGATTTACAGGGAATACACTGATAATATAAGGGATATAGTGAAAGAAATCAATGAAAAATATGGTACTCCAGATTGGGAGCCAATTAAATACATTTGTAGGGGAGATTACGACTTGGTAGTTGCTCTTTTAAAAAGATACGATGTCTTGATGGTTAACCCCATCCTGGATGGGATGAACATCGTGGCCAAGGAGGGCAGCGTCCTCAATGAGAACAATGGAGTATTAGTCCTTTCCACCGGGGCCGGGTGTTATGAAGAGTTAAAAGATGGTGCAGTATGCATTAATCCCTACGATCTAAGACAAACTGCAGAGGCCATTGACACGGCTCTGTTAATGGATGAAGAATCCAAATCCCAGCTCCTTAGTGAGGCGAGGGCAGCCATCCAGAGAAATGATCTAAGTAAATGGGTGGGTGATCAATTAAATGATATGGAGAGGGTTATCCTGGAAAAACAGAAACTTAAATCAGAAAAGGGTGGAGAAGCTATTCGGATGAATTAA
- a CDS encoding GHMP kinase produces MSMSIQLHESLEAALKRKAIPCVTAYNRIDGPGSSLDLNEFQQTFWKLPYLTDSDLPSWKISELPVKDDPACKWTEKLPRTVGITINTGTKIEAYPFEPDLIGVKSVDYGTEVTATPGEVIPIAENWLLKIMEIFNLKGVMFVLKNLREGIHSSGLGGSSTATIGVCILANELAGRPFTGTQLISMAARLEQGLGLSITGTQEQSNVIFGGVTDYVWFPWGIPGHPGTGYGESLRYQLLKPSEYSLLEERMAIFHSGHHRESANVNAVWMAALLTEKGYKLHSEKMQLAYTYREALRLKKWDHVFKSIEKYRDLRIKLCKDYMTSSWDLLERAHHYNSTIFPLGAGGGGGVLLFSPDPLNLQELRDDLKGDYREIPFKIRSKGHEISNVNLD; encoded by the coding sequence ATTTCAATGTCAATTCAACTCCACGAATCACTGGAAGCTGCCCTGAAGAGGAAGGCCATCCCCTGTGTCACGGCCTACAACCGGATCGATGGTCCGGGATCCAGCCTGGATTTAAACGAATTTCAGCAAACCTTCTGGAAATTACCATACCTAACAGATAGCGATCTTCCCTCCTGGAAAATATCAGAATTACCAGTTAAAGATGATCCTGCCTGCAAATGGACTGAGAAACTTCCCAGAACCGTGGGCATAACCATAAACACCGGGACTAAAATCGAAGCATATCCCTTTGAACCAGACCTTATAGGTGTCAAATCTGTTGATTACGGGACAGAGGTCACTGCCACTCCTGGAGAAGTGATCCCGATTGCTGAAAACTGGTTACTTAAAATTATGGAAATATTCAACCTCAAAGGGGTTATGTTTGTTTTAAAGAATTTAAGGGAAGGTATACACTCTTCAGGATTGGGAGGATCATCAACCGCCACCATTGGAGTTTGCATCCTGGCTAATGAATTAGCAGGGAGGCCATTCACCGGCACCCAACTCATTTCTATGGCAGCACGACTGGAACAGGGATTGGGTTTGAGTATCACCGGAACCCAGGAACAATCCAATGTAATTTTTGGTGGGGTTACAGATTATGTATGGTTCCCATGGGGAATACCAGGCCATCCAGGCACAGGATACGGTGAATCATTAAGATACCAACTCCTAAAACCATCTGAATACAGTCTCTTGGAGGAAAGGATGGCTATTTTTCATTCAGGACATCACCGTGAAAGTGCCAATGTTAACGCAGTATGGATGGCAGCACTTTTAACTGAAAAAGGATATAAACTGCATTCAGAGAAGATGCAGTTAGCCTACACCTATCGTGAGGCATTGAGACTTAAAAAGTGGGATCATGTTTTCAAATCCATAGAAAAATATCGTGATTTACGAATAAAACTGTGTAAAGATTACATGACAAGTTCCTGGGATTTACTGGAACGAGCACACCATTATAATTCTACAATTTTCCCTTTGGGAGCTGGTGGGGGTGGTGGAGTTCTTTTATTCTCCCCAGATCCCCTCAACTTGCAGGAATTGCGAGATGATCTTAAAGGAGATTACCGGGAAATACCATTCAAAATACGATCTAAGGGTCATGAAATCAGTAATGTTAATTTAGATTGA
- a CDS encoding PAS domain S-box protein, whose amino-acid sequence MSDVTILLFGDKSAEDIKLMLESLECQVVYVVSAEEAVGKIRELTPDLILMYLGGDGIEAVSEMENLEIPLIFLSDHHDQSITPLLSRNMTYGYLVKPYDEDQLKFTIEMALSKKELERKLQESEDRLKDNMDLAKLVYWEYDIEKDIFDFNDQFYDLYGTCAEEEGGYQMSSEEYATRFIPPEEQDAVAVEVAKALETDDPDYSSSVQHWIIRPDGQRRFIIVRIKIRTDENGKKIGTKGVNQDITELKMAEEALNEADQRLADIIDFLPDATFAIDRNGRVIFWNRAIEEMTWVWSEEILGRGNYEYALPFYGVRRPTLIDMVNSPEDEIKKEYRKFERRGKVLTGETEVMLKGETRTVWINAVPLEDSKGNYVGAIEAIRDITDLKNAENELKKSLEEKDMLLKEIHHRVKNNLMIIYSLLNLQSQYIEDKEALDVFKESQNRAKSMALIHERLYQSIDLKNIDFGDYITTLTTDLYHTTVSDPEHVKLELNVEDIKIDINIVVPLGLIVNELVTNSMKYAFPPGESGIIKVELYRENDKIVLKVSDDGIGLPEDIDYKNTSSLGLQLVNNLTAQIDGKLELDRTHGTTFTLIFKEE is encoded by the coding sequence CCGCTGAGGATATAAAACTAATGCTGGAATCATTGGAATGCCAAGTTGTTTATGTTGTCAGTGCAGAAGAAGCCGTTGGGAAGATAAGAGAATTAACACCGGATCTTATTTTAATGTACCTAGGGGGGGATGGAATTGAGGCGGTTTCAGAAATGGAAAACCTTGAAATACCCCTTATTTTTTTATCTGATCACCATGATCAATCAATAACCCCTCTTCTATCTAGAAACATGACCTATGGTTATCTGGTTAAACCCTATGATGAAGACCAGCTGAAATTTACCATTGAAATGGCTCTTTCTAAAAAAGAATTAGAAAGAAAACTTCAAGAAAGTGAAGATCGGCTTAAAGATAACATGGACCTGGCAAAACTTGTTTACTGGGAATATGATATTGAAAAGGATATTTTTGATTTTAACGACCAGTTTTATGACCTCTATGGGACCTGCGCAGAGGAGGAGGGCGGTTACCAGATGTCTTCAGAGGAGTATGCAACTCGTTTCATTCCTCCGGAAGAGCAAGATGCCGTGGCAGTGGAAGTTGCCAAAGCCCTAGAAACTGATGATCCTGATTACTCCAGCTCAGTTCAGCACTGGATAATTCGTCCTGATGGTCAAAGGAGATTTATAATCGTGCGAATCAAAATCAGAACCGATGAAAATGGTAAAAAAATAGGGACAAAGGGAGTGAATCAGGATATAACTGAACTTAAAATGGCTGAAGAAGCTTTAAATGAAGCAGATCAGCGTTTAGCAGATATAATTGATTTTCTTCCCGATGCCACATTTGCCATTGACAGGAATGGGCGGGTTATATTCTGGAACCGGGCTATTGAAGAAATGACTTGGGTCTGGTCCGAAGAAATTCTGGGTAGAGGTAACTATGAATACGCTTTACCATTTTACGGTGTTCGTAGACCCACGTTAATTGACATGGTGAATTCACCAGAGGATGAAATTAAAAAAGAATACAGGAAGTTTGAAAGAAGGGGTAAAGTATTGACTGGTGAGACTGAAGTTATGTTGAAAGGTGAAACTAGGACTGTTTGGATTAATGCAGTACCCCTTGAGGATAGCAAAGGTAATTATGTTGGTGCAATTGAAGCCATTCGGGATATTACTGATTTGAAAAATGCGGAGAATGAGCTTAAAAAATCCCTGGAAGAGAAGGATATGCTCCTCAAGGAGATACACCACCGGGTTAAAAATAACTTGATGATTATATATAGCTTACTGAACCTCCAATCACAATATATAGAAGATAAAGAAGCTCTTGATGTTTTCAAAGAGAGTCAGAATCGAGCGAAATCCATGGCCTTAATTCATGAAAGGCTTTACCAGTCCATAGACCTTAAAAACATTGATTTCGGTGATTACATAACTACATTAACCACCGATCTGTATCATACTACAGTTTCTGATCCAGAACATGTGAAACTGGAACTCAATGTGGAAGATATTAAGATTGATATTAATATAGTAGTCCCCCTGGGACTGATTGTAAATGAACTGGTAACTAACAGCATGAAATATGCATTCCCTCCTGGTGAAAGTGGAATTATTAAAGTGGAACTCTACCGTGAAAATGATAAAATTGTTTTAAAAGTAAGTGATGATGGAATTGGATTACCAGAAGATATAGATTATAAAAATACCAGCTCATTAGGATTACAACTGGTTAACAATTTAACAGCGCAGATTGATGGGAAATTAGAGCTTGATAGAACTCATGGCACAACTTTCACCCTTATTTTCAAAGAAGAATAA